The Nothobranchius furzeri strain GRZ-AD chromosome 8, NfurGRZ-RIMD1, whole genome shotgun sequence genome includes a region encoding these proteins:
- the rgs16 gene encoding regulator of G-protein signaling 16: MCKGLATLPACCLERAKELKERLRSILQKPNWTLACCKIGKNKPTLEECLRWKESFEKLLSSKYGLCAFTAFLVSEFSEENVAFYFACEDYRKTKCPAKLPAKAQKIYNEFIGSEAPREINIDHETRDITKANMQDPSPSCFDLAQHRIYMLMAKDCYPRFLHSPAYRSLLCQARPRAGAISLPQEKKV, encoded by the exons ATGTGTAAGGGACTGGCAACGCTGCCCGCCTGCTGCTTGGAAAG GGCCAAGGAGCTGAAAGAAAGGCTGCGAAGCATTCTGCAGAAGCCCAACTGGACTCTAGCCTGTTGCAAAATAGGAAAAAATAA GCCGACTCTGGAGGAATGCCTCCGGTGGAAAGAATCCTTTGAGAAGCTCCTCTCCAGCAAAT ATGGACTGTGTGCCTTCACAGCCTTCCTGGTCTCTGAGTTTAGTGAGGAGAACGTCGCGTTCTACTTTGCCTGCGAGGATTACAGGAAAACCAAGTGTCCTGCTAAACTGCCTGCTAAAGCCCAGAAGATCTACAATGAATTCATCGGCAGCGAAGCTCCCAGGGAG ATAAATATTGATCACGAGACCCGTGACATCACCAAAGCCAACATGCAGGACCCCTCGCCATCTTGTTTTGACCTGGCACAACACAGGATCTACATGCTGATGGCCAAAGACTGCTACCCCCGCTTTCTCCACTCTCCAGCCTACAGGAGCCTGCTGTGCCAAGCCAGACCACGTGCTGGAGCCATCAGCCTACCCCAAGAGAAGAAGGTGTGA